The sequence AAATTCACAATACAATAATTTTGCCAAGAATGCGAGAGTTACACAACGACGTGTACAATTATCCTTTGTTTTAGGATGGTGTTTTTTCATTCAAAATATATTTTTACCCAACGTGGAATACCCTCCAGTTGAAACATCACACAACCAGGGCCCGAGGAAGATATCCCATTGTCTGTAAGGTCAACTTTGATTGTTTTTTAGACCTCAAAGATTTGCGAGTGGCAGCTCTTAGCCAAGTGATAGAATGTGCTCTTGGGGAATAAAAATGCACTTGCTGATCCATGCGCTCCGTCCTTCATGTTGATCCCTTGTTCCTTCCTTTTGCAAGATTAAACGCAAAAAAGTGGAGGTAGAATGGTCACATGATTTTGGAGTGTGTACTCGCATGATAAAAGAGAGGATACAACAGTTCCTGGATGATTTGGTCAACACTATTTGCATGCTTTTAGCTGACACAAACTATGCATAGTGCTATGCTATATATACTCACATATCACATACCTAACGTTTGAATAGAGATGTCAAAGGTCCATTGTTAAAATATGTTTTCTTCTGTATTAGCCCCAGCTTACAGTAAACACTGAGACATTGGAGGAAAACAGAACGTCATGGTAAACATGCAGCTTTTCGTGCGTGTTCCAACATATCACCAAATTCAGAATACAATAGATTTAGCAAGAACTCAAAAGTTAGACAACTATGTGAGCTTGAGGAAGATTCCTCTTCATCTGTGACGTCGCATTTCATTGTTTCATTAAACAGTGCAAGACCTTGATGATTATTTGCAAGTGGCAGCTCTTAGTCCAAGTGATCTTGTCAAAAGGCCGATGGCCGACCTTTATTAATGCAAAACAAAAGGAGTTGTTTACAGCCACACTAAGCAGGCAACGGATCTACGATAGTTTCGAGCGCCTCGTGTGTCGTGCTAAGGGCGGCGTTAAAAAGAATCGCATTCCGCTCCATCCTTTCCTTTAGGATTACCATAGTATCGAAGTCCCTCTTCAGATTCTTTGGAGCCCCTTTTCTCACTTGAAGCCTCTCTCGAGCTGATATATTGTTTGTTTTTTTAAGCAACCGGCAGGAGCACTACCTTTGCATTTCAGACGAAAAAGAGGATTTATGTACAGAGATGTCAGGTTTTTCCGGGGGAACCTGTCAAAAAACCCACAGAAATCAAGCTGATATATTGGATGTACAGTATCTTTCACACAATTATCAAAGATTGGCGAAATTGTACTGAACTTCCTACTCCTGTTTCTGTTTGCACTCCACTGTTGAACAATTTAACCCCGATCTGACAAGTGGCGCTTTTATGTCAGGCTGATCTGCCTAGTGGTTAGTGACATCTAAGGCTACATATTTATAGTTTTGTCTACCAACCTAGAACAAATCAGCGCCTGTAGCTCAGTGGATAGAGCGTCCGTTTCCTAAGCGGAAGGCCGTAGGTtcgacccctacctggcgcgtatATTTTTTCTGGCTTTTCTCAGTTTTTACAAAAGCCTTGCTTTCTTACTAACCCACTGCCCTATCTATCTTACCATTACTCAATGCAAACATTTTCCTTTTCAGAATGCTACACACAATCTGTTCATCTCTGGATCAAGGTCACTGCTGACACGCCTAAATGCTCAATGAGCATTCTTCGAGTGGACTAGCCAGAACTTTCTTGCTACTTGTATTTCGAAGACATGATCCCTTCTCATGCAAAGAGAGCAAGCAGCTCGATTCTActctctccgtttcaaaatagatgactcaactttgtaccacGACAAACCCTGAAACAACAGAATGGAGGTGAAGTGATGGCGGAAATTTTGAGTGTTGATATATACCTCCTCCTCCCATCCCCACTACTCCAATTTACCAGCACGACTCGACCGAACTCCCAGTCCATCAAACTCAATCCCCGCCACCTTGTACTCCTCCAATACATAACCCACACACCACAACGATGACGGCCACCACCAAAGGCACCGCACCGTCCATAAAAAACCAACCAATGCATATCTATAACCAATCCTAGTTAGTAATGCATCACAGTTAGTAATGCAGATCAAAGCTTAAGTAGTTTTACAAGCTACGAGATGCAATACTTCACTCATCATCTACTTTGGTTGACTAGATTTTTAAAAAAGAGCCAACAAACCGAAAAGGAGGAAGTAGAAATATAGAACTTACTCGGCCCCGTGTACTCACCACACTCAAAGGTTCCGAACAAGTTGACGCAACTGTTCTTCCGGCCCTCGTGGTTGGGCCGAGCATCCCATCTTTGGGCTCGAAATCCATGCTCGGTTCTCCGTTTGGAACTTTTTTCCCCTTTGGGATAAACTCTAGCTTAAGACATGCCAGTAATTCTTCGAGTAAACTCTAAGAGAATACTCCTTCCGtttcataatgtaagatgtttttttacAACAATGCATACTATCCAGACGGCCGGCAGCTTTGTTTTCTCGCTTTGATGATGGAAATGGGAGACGAACCTGCATCGGCTtgacttttcttttttttcctttttgattgGTGATGATGACATTCGGTCGGTGCTGCCATCGCCATGACTCTCCAGTCAAACATTCGCACTAGTACACGTGTATGTATGCTCGCATGCGTGTGCGCGTGATGAAGACACGCTAAAGAAGACATGATCCAAAGCTACCGTCCAAAGCGATGCATCCATTGAACCGGTCGATGAGCGCTAAGTCAAGGTCTCGTCACATCAAATCACTTCGGTGAGTGCCAAGTCAAGGTCTTGGGTTATAGTACTATTAATCACTTCAAGCATCGATCGACCCTTCCTGGTTTGTTCCGTTCCTTTGCCCCCTTGgcacacgtctctctctctctctctcttcgcggAGCGCCTTTTCTAACAAGATTTGTTTttctttatgttatccagaacctTGACAGGCTACTCGGTCATgtcaaccggcggcggcggcggcgaggggagttCTCGTCTGGATGCGCGGAGGTGTCGGTGCGGGCCGAGGCCTGGAAGCGGTGCTGCTGCATGGCGGCGCGTTGGAGCCGGTGGGCACCGACGGGCGGCGTGACAACGGGTCACGCTCGGGGGGCAATGACGGCAGTGACGTTGGTGCTGCCGGATCTGCTTCCTCAAGCGGCGTGCTACGTGCGTTCACCCGTGTCGTGCCGCTCGTCTGGTGGTGGTAGAGGTGCAACAGAGGAGGGATAAGGATGGTGCAGGCTGCATGCGTCCTCCCATGCTGtggagcttagagcatctccaTCCGCCCCCCAGGACACCTTTTTAGTTCGGTTTTAGGCTTGAAAAACGGCTCTGCCACGCCCCCGGCGTCTCTCAGGACGTCAAAATAGCGCCGGCAAATCCAGGCAAAACCCAGCGCGTTGGGGGCCTCTTGGGGCGCCGGCGGAAGTTTCGGCGAATCACACCTCCCCACATGTCCTTTTTCTTGGCTCACTTAATCATTTCCTTCACAAAATTTtggttggggtgggggtggctgGGAAGATGCCCTCCCCATGCACTTCTATTTTCGCCGGAAGCATTTGGCACCAACTTTTTAGGTTCGGTGGTATTCTTGGGGgctccaacggctggagatgctcttagctcgTTTTTGTGGAGCTACAACAGGAGAGGTCGACTTCTCCCTCCTCTGCATGGGCGGTCGTGGTGCTGCGGCTGCTGGCAGATCCCGAGGGTTGGTGAAGATGCCTTAGACTACCCATAGTGGAAGATCCCGATGTGGCGGGGCATTCCGAGGAGGGAGGTAGCGGGGCTCTCGTCCTTCTCATCGCTAAGATCTGGAGGATCTATATTGGTCATGACGGTGGCCCAGCCCCTGGTGGGGTGGTGGGGTGGCTGCTGGCGCCCCCCCTTCTTGGATTTAGCCGGTCGGCCTCCTCCCGGCCAAGAGGCTCGTTTGGGGGTGGAAGATAGGGCCTTCTCCCCTTCACCAGTCGGTGGTATTGGTAGGCCATGGCGGAGGTTGAGGGGTGATCTCGGTTACCGAGGCGGTGTCCCTAGTGATGGGAGTCGCGGTGCTCGTGGGCGGAGCTCGTCACTCGAGTGTTGTTTGGTTGCCATGGCCATGTGGGCACAACGTGGTGGCCAAAGTGGGTAGCGTGGTGGCCAATGTGCGACGTTCGATGGCGGTTGTGTGACATGCGTCTTTGTGTCTGGTTGCACATCGTCACGAGAGCGAAAAGTTCTTACGAGGGTGAAAACCCTTTTTGGTCCTGCAAGCCCAACGATGGCGGCGTCTAATGGACGTTGTCTGCTTCTTTCTGGCGTTGTCGTGGTTCTTCAATGTCCTCTGTGTTGCTCTAGGAGAAACCTGGATCCCTGGATCGTGCGGTGGCGGTGCTCCGGTGTCGTCCCCTTCCTGGAGGCACGGTATTGGACCCGAGCCAATCCAAGTCATGGTTCTGCCTTCTACACGAGCAAAATTTGGCTATACTATCACTACATTTTTTTTTTTGCTACGATTAACATACAAGAGTCTAATCGCCATAATAATCGACGAGTAGACGGATCTAGAGTATACTTTGCCAAGGAAATCAGTGGGGTGGAAGGCGTGGGAATGTGCCCCCGCAAATCCGGCAGCACGCACGCACGGACGCGGTTTCCGTCGCGGCCACGCCTCCCCACCGCCCGCCGACACGTGGGCCCGGCCCCACTTCGTGCCCCTCAAGGAAGCCGCCCAACCGACGTACGCCGCCtccgctcccctcccctcccctccgctCCCCGCCCGTATAAATTTCCGCCGCCATCCGCAGCCGATCCGCCCGCAACCTCCCATGGATCGAATCCCCAGCCCCCAAAACCCTAGCCAGCACCCAGCCGAGCGAGCCATCGCCATGGACTCCTCCGACGAGGAGTGGGTCGTCCTCGACCCCGACAACCCCGCCGAGTCCTCGGACGACGACCGCGGCGTCCTCGCGCTccccgcctccacctcccccctcgccctctcctcctccgacgacgaggacggcgacgacgacgacggcctgCAGTCGGCgggcgaggaggacgaggaggaggacccgttcgaggtggacgaggacggcgacgacgacggcctGGAGTCGGCGGGctcggaggacgaggaggaggacccgttcgaggtggacgaggacgaggacgcgtcGCCGGCGCGGCTCACGCGGCCGCTCTCGGGCATGTTCCACCACACGCCCCTCGACTCGGTCGCCTACGCGGCCTTCGACCCCGTGCGCAGCGCCAAGCAGCTCATCCCGGACCCGGCCTTCTCCGCCTTCCCGGAGCGGGTCTCGGTGCTCGCCTCGGCGCGCGGCCTCGTCTGCCTCCGCGGCTGCGCCACGGGATTCTACTACGTCGCCAACCCGCTCACCTTCCGCCGCGTGCGCCTCCCCTACCACAACCGCGACCACCGCCTCGACGCCGACCCCGCCGTCGTCATCGCcttcgaggacgacgacgacgacgacgacgacgacgccggctTCCGCCACTACCACGTCGTCGTCACCTACCAGGTCCACGACGGCGTCTGGGCCGTCGAGTCCTTCTCCACCCGCACCTGGGACTGGCGCGTCGGGGACGACATCTGCGCGCCCGAGACGGTCGTCGCCCAGTCCGGGGTCGGCGCGCGGGGCCGCGCCTTCTTCCGCACCACCATCGGCCACATCCTCTGCTACACGCCGGAGACGGGCTGCGTCGACCTCATCCCCGCGCCCCATGAGGTCGAGGGCCGCAAGGACTGGGAGATCGGCGAGATGGAGGGCAACTTCTGCGTCGCCTGCGTCGACAAGGACGCCAAGGAGGTGGCCGTGCTCTACATGGTGCCCGGCGACGCCGCCGACCAGGTCACCTGGGCCTGGGCCGGCCAGTTCCACGCCAACAAGATGGGCTACCACGACAGGATGACCCTGCTCCGCTCCCAGGGCGCCGCCGAGGTGGTCATGTGGGATCCTCTCGAGCAGCTCGTGCTCGCCGCCGACTTCGATGGCAGGGTCACCCGCTCCATCGGCCCCCTCTCCGGCGGGATGTACTACTCGGATTTCATCCCCTACGTCAACTCATACGCCGACATCTACAGGTACTGCTCAGATCCAGCCTCCTCTACTCTGTTCTGCCGCTTGCATTATTGTTATTGGACCTGTTAGATCGGTTTAATTCAGAGACTTTGATGTTTCTGAATCTGATGTGAAAGCATGTCCACATCTGTAGAACTGTGCTGACTAGTAGTAGATCGATGGTGATATCAGCATGCATATTGACCTTTGCACGACTAATTTTTCAATTGTGGATATATATTGTCAGTCTCGAGTCTGCACTTCTGTTGGTTTCTGATGTGAAGCACCTATGCATGACTTAACTGTTTACTGATACAATTTCCTGAATGTTGAGAACCCTCTTTATgtgagtactccctccgtaaattaatataagagcgtttagaacactaaaatagtgatctaaatgcttttatattagtttacagagggagtagatggtAATTGTCAGTCTCTGCACTTCTGTATGTTTTTTATGTGAAACACTTGATAATTTCTTTGGTAGACAAGCAAGGAAATGTGGATTAACTTTACTGAAATTTGAGCTTTTCTTAACTAATAAAGAACTCCCCTCTGTATGTGAAACACCTACGCATGACTAATTCTGCACAGCAACATGTCAGTTCTGTTCAATTCTTATTTCTGAATGTTTCTGATGTGAAAGCATATCTAAATCAGTAGGACTCTGCATGACTAAATGCTGGTCGGTGGTGATATCTGCATTCGTACTGTTTGGTGGTGTTGACTGTTTTCTGTAGTTATCTGAATTGCATGTTTATTTGGATCCAATAGACCTTTTCAGGACTAACTTAAGTTTGGGTTTATATTATTGCCGCaaccttcctggaaggctcgagtGAGCCTGCATGCCCATTGATGTGTACCTCTTGTCAGTTGGACCATCTTCTTTAGCTTTCTGATGTGAAATCTTAACTGAACCCTTAGAACTTTGCATGAATAGTAGATCGATGGTGATATCCACATACATATTGACTAGATATGTGTTGACTGTTCCTGTTGTTTCCTGATATGCAAGTTTCTTTGGATCCATAGAACCTCTGCAGAGCTAATTTTTCATGTTTCTGATGCGAACCTTAATTTGTATTGTTGCGTTCCTGTTGTCATTTGGAAATGGCTTGTTTAGGTTTCTGATGTGCAAGTTTATTTGGATCCATTGCACCTTTGCGTTACTAATTATTAAGCTGATGCAATTTGTTTGGTGGGCTTTCGTGGAAATGTGCATCAACTTTCCTGAAAGTTAAGCTTGTCTTGACTCTTGACTAGGTGTAATTAATAACTGGACGCGCTTGATGACTAGATGGTGATGCTAGCATGCACATTGACTAGACGTGTTGACGTATACTTACTGTCAATTGGATCATGCTTCTTTAGGTTTCATTGGTCAGCCTGTCAATTTTCTTGTGGGATGTGGGTGTCGATGCGTACTTTGATATCAATTTGATCATTCTTCTTTAGGTTTCATTGGTTGGCCTGTTATTTTGTTTGCTGCCGTCGCTGTCTAGTAGAACTGGCTGATTAGGTTTCTGTTTAACCTCAGAATGCTTTCAGTTCTGTATTGTCAGGGATATGGACTATACTGTTTAGTTTATACACTAGTTACCCAGAAAGTTGGTCTTCCTCCTAGCAAGAATATATTGGATAATACATGATGGACAGTACTACTTGTCTATTTACAATTAGACTGCTATCTTTAAATTGATTTAACAGGGGGGGCTGTGGTATCATTAGGGGGCTGTGCTGTTGTATTATGcctataaaaacacttgtttggtcaGTTAAACAGGGCATTGAAAATTGACAGTGCATTTTGTTGTCTAGTGAACCTAAGCAATTTCATACGCTTACAAAGTCGATGCTTTATTCCTGATGTTTAACTTGTAAGCTGTTACCTAATGTTGACAGATACCTGATTCTTCTTTTGCTGAATTTATACAAGTTTGTCAATGTAGGGATTCGGAAAGTTGACAATGTTATTTTCTGTAATTTTCAGCGAGGAGGGGGTGGGATCTGTGTTCAAGACGAATGATGAAGCCGTGACATTCAAAGTTCCACAAGCGTCTGTCAAAGCAGAAATTGATTCCAACTAAATCTGTAAGCATCAGCACAGCACTAGTTGCATCCCTCTGTTCTTTGTTTTTCTCTCGCACAATGGCATCATCCTCTGCTCCATGCTGACCTGTGTCCTCtctcttgtgttgtgtctctcaggtactccctccgtccgaaaatacttgtcatcaaaatggataaaaagagatgtatctcgaactgaaatacgtctagatacatccctttttatccattttgatgacaagtatttccggacggagggagtaccaaagaAAGGAAAGGATTTGTTGATGATGGAGAAGGATTAATGAAGCTTCCAGATGTGTGCAGCATAAGGGAGAGCTATATAGATAGATAGAAGAAGCATCATTCTTTGGATGGCAGTTTTTGCCTGCCTGCTTTGCTACATATAAGCATTCTCGTGCAGTTTCTCTGGTCATGCAAAACTACGCGTTTTTTTTTTCTAAGGGACGAAGCTACTAGGTGTTTTTGTCTGCCATGTACATACATAGTTGGTTAGATGCAGACTCTGCCCCCGTCTGTCGTGGAACATGATCTTAATTGCTAAATCAGAAACTATCATCTGGTGTCCTTTTGACACCATTTTAGCAAATTTCTGGATGCCTTCTTGAATGTTTACCGTCGTTCGTGCATGGTCTCACATTATAAATTTCagatcatgttcatgcatttgtgTTGTTTAGATTCAGTTACTCTGCTTGCACTCCCTGTTCGCATCTTGTCTGAATTTTCAGTAAGCAATGTTGTTTGGATTCAGTTACTAAGACTGAATAGTCTTTGAAGCTTCTATCCCCTGTGTTAATCAAACGAGTTCAAAATTTAAATATTCTTGAATTCAgaaaaacacaaccaaacaagcatACCTATCTACAGAATATCGAGTTCAAAACTATCATCTAGCTTTCCATGAATCAGCTCCTGCAACCATAATCCCACACTTCCCTCGCCCTCGAGATTGTTCCCTGCGCAATCTGTTCATGTTGGCATGTTCCAATACCCACTGAAGAAGCCCTGTGCCTGTACTGCTTCATTCTTGCTTGGACCCAAACTAAATACATAATTTTTTGCAAAACACTTTACTCCATTCTGACGGCATTGAAAATTCAGAAATGGGGTGCAGATAGTAATTTCTATGACAATTCAGATGCAACACATGGTTACGACTCAACTAGTATTTGGTCCACCGTCACCATTAGCCTATCATGCCAAACTAGCTTACATAAATAACAATGCTATTGTTAATACTTTCTGAACTACAAACACCATAAGGGAAAGAAGAAAGGATTTTGTTGTTGAATGACTTCTTAAGAAAAGCACAGAGCAGTACTACCAAGGAAACCTTTAAAACTTCTCCCCAGCAATTTCACCAAGCGTTTTTCCATCTCATCGGCCAAACAACAAACATGGCAGCATGAAACTATTTATTTTTTCCTAATAAAAAAGGGAGGGGTACTGCAATTGTCAGTTCCTTCATATGAAAAACACGACAAAAATACCTTCAGTTTTTTCAGTTCCTTCATATGGAAAACACGACACAACACCTTCACTTTATACTTTATACCCTggtagtataaagttgagtcacttattttgggacgggggGAGTACGTAAGCATAGGCGGAGGTACGTTCCGCTACAGTCTTCAGTTTTTTTTTCCGAACCATGATAGTTATCAGTTTACAGTTTGCACATTCGCATGCAGAAAAAGGCAATGCATACACAAGAAGAAAATAAGAGAAAGAACAACTCATTACAGATCCAACCGGAACAGCTTCGGGAcaggattattattattattattattattattattattattattattattattattattattattattattacttctactagtactactactgagGATTCTCAATACACAAGTTAGGTGCCTGGTTAAAACCATGGCTTAATTTGGTAGAACTCAATTACCCATCAGTACCGAGTACGTACCGTCAGTACCAAACCCAACATGCGGCGGCAGTCACTACGAGAAGCTAGCAAGCCGCCATCGAGAGTTATACAATAATGTATTTATAAATCTGCTTATACGTTCAAATGATTAGTTCAAACTGAACCAAATCATTACGGAGCTGATTCACTA comes from Triticum aestivum cultivar Chinese Spring chromosome 5B, IWGSC CS RefSeq v2.1, whole genome shotgun sequence and encodes:
- the LOC123110127 gene encoding uncharacterized protein, whose protein sequence is MDRIPSPQNPSQHPAERAIAMDSSDEEWVVLDPDNPAESSDDDRGVLALPASTSPLALSSSDDEDGDDDDGLQSAGEEDEEEDPFEVDEDGDDDGLESAGSEDEEEDPFEVDEDEDASPARLTRPLSGMFHHTPLDSVAYAAFDPVRSAKQLIPDPAFSAFPERVSVLASARGLVCLRGCATGFYYVANPLTFRRVRLPYHNRDHRLDADPAVVIAFEDDDDDDDDDAGFRHYHVVVTYQVHDGVWAVESFSTRTWDWRVGDDICAPETVVAQSGVGARGRAFFRTTIGHILCYTPETGCVDLIPAPHEVEGRKDWEIGEMEGNFCVACVDKDAKEVAVLYMVPGDAADQVTWAWAGQFHANKMGYHDRMTLLRSQGAAEVVMWDPLEQLVLAADFDGRVTRSIGPLSGGMYYSDFIPYVNSYADIYSEEGVGSVFKTNDEAVTFKVPQASVKAEIDSN